A stretch of the Neisseria sp. DTU_2020_1000833_1_SI_GRL_NUU_006 genome encodes the following:
- a CDS encoding class I SAM-dependent methyltransferase: MFPIVPTDRAAAEWRNESTQKPPKQAVYVHESNAADILKNAHAHTATVWTGDFHNAKQVLAAMKKRVRRSSEKTKNAPADIQTAFHTHRMKQAQQSRVLNMLAVEIGAGFQLSNPRSPDVRAALADVYAEPNDAPFLLPLNQLLGFIGAHEWHKKGIDIPQLDGKIHVPFGVFSPLRGEYLDLIAQAPLNPHIQTAFDIGTGSGVIAAILAKRGIPKITATDTNPKAIACATANLARFGLDKQVAVQAVDLFPEGRADLIVCNPPWLPAKPTSAIETALYDPDNAMLTAFLNGVRQHLNPQGEAWLIISDLAEHLHLRDHDFLEQCFQTTSLEVVDILKTKPCHRKAADESDPLAFARNRETTYLYRLKAKS, encoded by the coding sequence ATGTTCCCCATTGTCCCCACCGACCGCGCCGCTGCCGAATGGCGCAACGAAAGCACGCAGAAGCCGCCCAAGCAGGCGGTTTATGTGCATGAAAGCAATGCCGCCGATATTCTGAAAAACGCCCACGCCCACACGGCAACCGTTTGGACGGGCGATTTCCACAACGCCAAGCAAGTATTGGCTGCGATGAAAAAGCGCGTCCGCAGGTCGTCTGAAAAAACGAAAAACGCGCCTGCCGATATCCAGACGGCCTTCCACACCCACCGTATGAAACAGGCGCAGCAAAGCCGCGTGTTGAACATGCTTGCCGTCGAAATCGGCGCGGGTTTTCAGTTAAGCAACCCGCGCTCGCCCGACGTCCGCGCCGCCCTTGCCGATGTCTACGCCGAGCCGAACGACGCGCCGTTTTTGCTGCCGCTCAATCAGCTTTTGGGTTTTATCGGCGCACACGAATGGCACAAAAAAGGCATAGACATTCCGCAGCTTGACGGCAAAATCCACGTTCCTTTCGGCGTGTTCTCGCCCCTGCGCGGCGAATATTTGGACCTAATCGCCCAAGCGCCGTTAAATCCCCATATTCAGACGGCGTTCGACATCGGCACAGGTTCCGGCGTTATCGCCGCCATCCTTGCCAAACGCGGCATTCCCAAAATCACCGCCACCGACACCAACCCCAAAGCCATCGCCTGCGCAACCGCCAACCTCGCCCGCTTCGGGCTGGACAAACAAGTCGCCGTCCAAGCCGTCGATTTGTTTCCCGAAGGACGCGCCGATCTGATCGTCTGCAACCCGCCGTGGCTGCCCGCCAAACCGACTTCCGCTATCGAAACCGCTCTCTACGATCCCGACAACGCCATGCTGACCGCCTTCTTAAACGGCGTGCGGCAGCATTTAAACCCGCAAGGCGAAGCGTGGTTGATCATTTCCGACTTGGCGGAACATCTGCACCTGCGCGACCACGATTTTCTGGAACAATGTTTTCAGACGACCTCTTTAGAAGTGGTCGATATTCTGAAAACCAAACCGTGCCACCGCAAAGCCGCCGACGAATCCGACCCGCTCGCTTTCGCCCGCAATCGGGAAACCACATATCTCTATCGTTTGAAAGCGAAGTCCTGA
- a CDS encoding 16S rRNA pseudouridine(516) synthase — protein sequence MQLIKYLQSQGIGSRKQCQWLIQNDCVEINDTVYNDAKADIDPAEVQTLRIDGEDIVIVPMPYFYILLNKPADYETSHKPQQYPSVFSLFPDHMRNIDMQAVGRLDADTTGVLLITNDGQFNHRVTSPKHKVPKIYRVTLKHPADDSLCETLKNGVLLHDDNETVRAAEAVLENPTTLLMTITEGKYHQVKRMVAAAGNRVEHLHRDEFNGRTVENLASGEWKFITV from the coding sequence ATGCAACTGATCAAATACCTCCAATCCCAAGGCATAGGCAGCCGCAAACAATGCCAGTGGCTGATTCAAAACGACTGTGTCGAAATCAACGATACGGTCTACAACGACGCCAAAGCTGACATCGATCCCGCCGAAGTCCAAACGCTGCGCATAGACGGCGAAGACATCGTCATCGTGCCCATGCCTTATTTTTATATCCTGCTCAACAAGCCCGCCGATTACGAAACCTCGCACAAACCGCAGCAATACCCCAGCGTCTTCAGCCTTTTCCCCGATCATATGCGCAATATCGACATGCAGGCGGTCGGCAGGCTGGATGCGGATACGACGGGCGTTTTGCTGATTACCAACGACGGGCAGTTCAACCACCGCGTTACCTCGCCGAAACACAAAGTGCCCAAAATCTACCGCGTTACCCTGAAGCATCCTGCCGACGACAGCCTGTGTGAAACGCTGAAAAACGGCGTCCTGCTGCACGACGACAACGAAACCGTCCGCGCAGCCGAAGCCGTTTTGGAAAACCCGACCACCCTGCTGATGACCATTACCGAAGGCAAATATCATCAAGTCAAACGCATGGTCGCCGCTGCCGGCAACCGCGTCGAACACCTCCATCGGGACGAATTTAACGGACGAACGGTAGAAAATTTAGCCTCAGGGGAGTGGAAATTCATCACAGTTTGA
- a CDS encoding stress response protein, whose protein sequence is MLLKKGLLSTLSILILGFSAHTADADTHKRHHPRTQAEHGKLHPACKKYLDRRAAWYKYKGNRAELKENRKARKAFRQLPYKEQRIQCRAAYEAFDDFDQGKFRR, encoded by the coding sequence ATGTTACTCAAAAAAGGCTTGCTTTCTACTTTGTCCATTCTGATACTGGGTTTTTCCGCCCACACTGCCGATGCAGACACCCACAAACGCCACCATCCGCGAACTCAAGCCGAACATGGCAAACTGCATCCCGCCTGCAAAAAGTACCTCGACCGCCGCGCTGCATGGTACAAATACAAAGGCAACCGTGCCGAATTGAAAGAAAACCGAAAAGCCCGCAAAGCTTTCCGTCAGCTACCCTATAAAGAACAACGCATCCAATGCCGCGCCGCTTACGAAGCATTTGATGATTTCGATCAAGGCAAATTCCGCCGTTAA
- the uvrC gene encoding excinuclease ABC subunit UvrC encodes MTTDFDIPLFLKNLPNLPGVYRFFDEGGNVLYVGKAVNLKRRVSGYFQKNDHSPRIALMVKQVRHIETTITRSESEALILENNFIKALSPKYNILFRDDKSYPYLMLSGHQYPQMAYYRGTLKKPNQYFGPYPNSNAVRDSIQVLQKVFMLRTCEDSVFEHRDRPCLLYQIKRCTAPCVGHISEEDYRDSVRQAATFLNGKTDELTRTLQHKMQTAAANLQFEEAARYRDQIQALGIMQSNQFIDSKNPNNPNDIDLLALAVSDGLVCVHWVSIRGGRHVGDKSFFPDIKNDPEPNGQDYAEAFVAQHYLGKSKPDIIISNFPVPNALKEALEGEHGKQMQFVTKTIGERKVWLKMAEQNAQMAIAQRRLQQSSQQHRIDELAKILNMNSDDLNRLECFDISHTQGEATIASCVVYDEQNIQPSQYRRYNITTAKPGDDYAAMREVLTRRYGKMQEAEANGEAVKWPDVVLIDGGKGQIGVAVSVWEELGLHIPLVGIAKGPERKAGMEELILPFTGETFRLPPHSPALHLLQTVRDESHRFAITGHRKKRDKARVTSSLSDIPGVGSKRRQALLTRFGGLRGVVAASKEDLEQVEGISKALAEIIYEHLH; translated from the coding sequence ATGACCACGGACTTCGACATCCCCCTTTTCCTCAAAAACCTGCCCAACCTGCCCGGCGTATACCGTTTTTTCGACGAAGGCGGCAACGTCTTATACGTCGGCAAAGCCGTCAACCTCAAGCGGCGCGTGTCCGGTTATTTCCAAAAAAACGACCATTCCCCGCGCATCGCCTTGATGGTGAAACAGGTTCGCCACATCGAAACCACCATCACCCGTTCCGAATCCGAAGCCCTGATTCTCGAAAACAACTTCATCAAAGCCCTGTCGCCCAAATACAATATCCTTTTCCGCGACGACAAAAGCTATCCCTACCTCATGCTCAGCGGACATCAATATCCGCAGATGGCGTATTACCGCGGCACGCTGAAAAAGCCCAACCAATACTTCGGCCCCTATCCCAACAGCAACGCCGTGCGCGACAGCATACAAGTCCTGCAAAAAGTCTTCATGCTGCGTACCTGCGAAGACAGCGTGTTCGAACACCGCGACCGCCCCTGCCTGCTGTACCAAATCAAACGCTGCACCGCGCCCTGCGTCGGCCACATCAGCGAAGAAGACTATCGCGACAGCGTGCGCCAAGCTGCTACCTTCCTCAACGGTAAAACCGACGAACTGACCCGCACCCTGCAACACAAAATGCAGACCGCCGCCGCCAACCTGCAATTTGAAGAAGCCGCCCGCTACCGCGACCAAATCCAAGCACTCGGCATCATGCAGAGCAATCAGTTCATCGACAGCAAAAACCCCAACAACCCCAACGACATCGACCTGCTCGCACTTGCCGTTTCAGACGGTCTCGTCTGCGTACACTGGGTCAGCATACGCGGCGGGCGGCACGTCGGCGACAAAAGCTTCTTTCCCGACATCAAAAACGACCCCGAACCAAACGGACAAGACTACGCCGAAGCCTTCGTCGCCCAACACTATCTGGGCAAAAGCAAACCCGACATCATCATCAGCAACTTCCCCGTCCCTAACGCATTGAAAGAAGCCTTGGAGGGCGAACACGGCAAACAAATGCAGTTCGTGACCAAAACCATAGGCGAACGCAAAGTCTGGTTGAAAATGGCGGAACAAAACGCACAAATGGCGATTGCCCAACGCCGCCTGCAACAAAGCAGCCAGCAACACCGCATCGACGAGTTGGCAAAAATCCTGAACATGAATTCAGACGACCTCAACCGCCTCGAATGCTTCGACATCAGCCACACCCAAGGCGAAGCCACCATCGCCTCCTGCGTCGTGTACGACGAACAAAACATCCAACCCTCGCAATACCGCCGCTACAACATCACCACCGCAAAACCCGGCGACGACTACGCCGCCATGCGCGAAGTCCTCACCCGCCGCTACGGCAAAATGCAGGAAGCCGAAGCCAACGGCGAGGCCGTCAAATGGCCCGATGTCGTATTGATTGACGGCGGCAAAGGACAAATCGGCGTCGCCGTATCCGTATGGGAAGAACTCGGGCTGCACATCCCCTTGGTCGGCATCGCCAAAGGCCCCGAACGCAAAGCCGGCATGGAAGAACTCATCCTCCCGTTCACCGGCGAAACCTTCCGCCTGCCCCCGCACAGCCCCGCCCTGCACCTCCTGCAAACCGTGCGCGACGAATCGCACCGCTTCGCCATCACGGGGCACCGCAAAAAACGCGACAAAGCCCGCGTTACCTCCTCTCTGAGCGACATCCCCGGCGTAGGCAGCAAACGCCGCCAAGCCCTGCTCACCCGCTTCGGCGGTCTGCGTGGTGTCGTTGCCGCCAGCAAAGAAGATTTGGAACAAGTCGAAGGCATCAGCAAAGCATTGGCGGAAATCATTTACGAGCATCTGCATTGA
- a CDS encoding SDR family oxidoreductase has protein sequence MAILVTGASAGFGEAMCRTFVQSGYSVIGAARRGEKLQALAAELGERFYPLEMDVSRTESIRNALDSLPENFAEIDCLINNAGLALGLETADKADFGDWETMIQTNIIGLTFLTRQILPQMAERKQGYIMNLGSIAGSYAYEGSNVYGATKAFVRQFSMNLRAELADKNIRVTNIEPGLCGGTEFSNVRFKGDDERAEKVYENVESIQPQDIADTALWLYQRPAHMNVNSIEIMPVAQTFAGMKVIRNTLPVPAQAENFEKQSMSLFARIKSWFK, from the coding sequence ATGGCGATTTTGGTTACCGGCGCGTCAGCCGGTTTCGGCGAGGCGATGTGCCGCACGTTTGTACAGTCCGGTTATTCCGTTATCGGCGCGGCACGGCGCGGCGAGAAACTGCAGGCATTGGCAGCCGAATTGGGCGAGCGGTTTTATCCTTTGGAAATGGACGTTTCGCGTACCGAGTCGATACGCAACGCGCTCGACAGTCTGCCTGAAAATTTTGCCGAAATCGATTGCCTGATCAACAACGCCGGATTGGCGTTGGGTTTGGAAACGGCGGACAAAGCAGATTTCGGCGATTGGGAAACCATGATTCAAACGAACATTATCGGTCTGACTTTCCTGACGCGCCAAATCCTGCCGCAAATGGCGGAGCGCAAACAAGGCTATATCATGAATCTGGGTTCGATTGCCGGCAGCTATGCCTACGAGGGCAGCAACGTGTACGGCGCAACCAAGGCGTTTGTGCGCCAGTTCAGCATGAACCTGCGTGCGGAATTGGCGGATAAAAACATCCGCGTCACCAACATCGAGCCGGGTTTGTGCGGCGGTACCGAGTTTTCCAACGTCCGCTTTAAGGGCGATGACGAGCGGGCGGAAAAGGTTTATGAGAACGTCGAGTCCATCCAGCCGCAAGACATTGCGGATACGGCTTTGTGGCTCTATCAGCGTCCGGCGCACATGAACGTCAACTCCATCGAAATCATGCCTGTCGCCCAAACCTTTGCCGGTATGAAAGTCATCCGCAATACGCTGCCCGTACCCGCACAGGCGGAGAATTTTGAGAAACAGAGTATGTCTTTGTTTGCACGGATTAAGTCGTGGTTCAAATAG
- a CDS encoding cytochrome c produces the protein MNTKLFSAALLAALTLAACGGGAPAQPKGPISEDRTTAFKSMMPEFSSMGKMVKGEEPYDVEKFKQAAATFAETSKKPFTFFQSDDKGNGRALPAVWSDAAKFKAEEDKFAAAVEKLNAAAQTGKLEEIKAAYGETGASCKSCHDTFRAPEE, from the coding sequence ATGAATACAAAACTCTTCTCAGCGGCGCTGCTCGCTGCCCTGACCCTTGCCGCCTGCGGCGGCGGCGCACCCGCGCAACCCAAAGGTCCGATCTCCGAAGACCGTACCACCGCGTTCAAATCCATGATGCCCGAGTTCTCCAGCATGGGCAAAATGGTAAAAGGCGAAGAACCTTACGACGTGGAAAAATTCAAGCAGGCTGCGGCAACTTTTGCCGAAACCAGCAAAAAACCTTTCACCTTCTTCCAATCTGACGACAAAGGCAACGGCCGCGCCCTGCCTGCGGTTTGGTCTGATGCGGCCAAATTCAAAGCCGAAGAGGACAAATTCGCCGCTGCCGTTGAAAAACTGAACGCCGCCGCGCAAACCGGCAAGCTGGAAGAAATCAAAGCCGCTTACGGCGAAACCGGCGCAAGCTGCAAATCCTGCCACGACACCTTCCGCGCTCCGGAAGAATAA
- a CDS encoding 4-oxalocrotonate tautomerase family protein, protein MPYVNIKVTGGSEAPSAEQKAELIRGVTELLARVLNKNPQTTVVVIDEVDMDNWGIGGESITVRRAKSKKSG, encoded by the coding sequence ATGCCTTACGTCAATATCAAGGTAACGGGCGGCAGCGAGGCTCCGAGTGCCGAACAGAAAGCCGAGCTTATCCGCGGTGTTACCGAGCTGCTTGCCCGTGTGTTGAATAAAAATCCGCAGACCACGGTCGTCGTCATTGACGAAGTGGATATGGATAACTGGGGTATCGGGGGCGAGAGCATTACCGTGCGCCGCGCCAAATCGAAAAAATCAGGATAA
- a CDS encoding tRNA-dihydrouridine synthase, producing the protein MQLILAPMQGLVDDVMRNLLTRIGGYDECVSEFVRITHTVHSRSTWLKYAPEIANGNKTPTGTPCTVQLLGSDADNMAVNALEAVRFGADKIDLNFGCPAPTVNKHKGGAILLKEPDLIHHIVKTLRQRLPEHIPLTGKMRLGYEDKSLALECAAAIAEGGACALTVHARTKVEGYEPPAHWEWICKIREHVAIPVTANGDVFSLKDYIGIKEMTGCNSVMLGRGAVIRPDLARQIKQYENGGTVRDTDFAEVSVWINQFFHLCLAKEANNKYPVARLKQWLGMMKKEFGEAQELFDAVRAVKDAEEVARILAAFEDKMNA; encoded by the coding sequence ATGCAGCTTATCCTTGCGCCCATGCAGGGGCTGGTGGACGATGTGATGCGCAATTTGCTGACCCGTATCGGCGGCTACGACGAATGCGTCAGCGAGTTCGTCCGCATTACCCACACCGTCCATTCCCGTTCCACCTGGCTCAAATACGCCCCCGAAATCGCCAACGGCAACAAGACCCCCACCGGCACGCCCTGTACCGTCCAGCTTTTGGGCAGCGACGCCGACAATATGGCGGTCAACGCCTTGGAAGCCGTCCGCTTCGGCGCGGACAAAATCGACCTCAATTTCGGCTGCCCCGCTCCTACGGTCAACAAACACAAAGGCGGCGCCATCCTGCTCAAAGAGCCCGACCTCATCCACCATATCGTCAAAACCCTGCGCCAACGCCTGCCCGAACATATCCCGCTCACCGGCAAAATGCGGCTCGGTTACGAAGACAAAAGCCTCGCGCTCGAATGCGCCGCCGCCATTGCCGAAGGCGGAGCCTGCGCCCTGACCGTACACGCGCGCACCAAAGTCGAAGGCTACGAACCGCCCGCGCATTGGGAATGGATATGCAAAATCCGCGAACACGTCGCCATCCCCGTAACCGCCAACGGCGACGTGTTCAGCCTCAAAGACTATATCGGCATTAAAGAGATGACGGGCTGCAACAGCGTCATGCTCGGTCGCGGCGCCGTCATCCGCCCCGATTTGGCGCGCCAAATCAAACAATACGAAAACGGCGGAACCGTCCGCGATACCGATTTCGCCGAAGTTTCAGTGTGGATAAACCAATTTTTCCACTTGTGTCTCGCCAAAGAAGCGAACAACAAATACCCCGTCGCCCGCCTGAAACAATGGCTGGGCATGATGAAGAAAGAATTTGGAGAAGCGCAGGAATTGTTTGACGCGGTAAGGGCGGTCAAAGACGCGGAAGAAGTCGCGCGGATTTTGGCGGCGTTTGAAGACAAGATGAATGCCTGA
- a CDS encoding nucleoside hydrolase: protein MAMNEKIRLIIDTDPGQDDAAAILAAHGLARRGLVDFLGMTVVAGNVGMALTAKNARIVCDWAGEEDFPVYAGAAKPLLRELETAEAVHGKTGLDGTALHEPRCPLQKQHAVAYLVETLSRAEDASMTLCPIGPLTNIALALSIAPEAVRAIKRIVLMGGNYFEAGNMTPAAEFNFFTDPHAAQIVLQSGAPITVLPLDVTHKAQITSERMNRLRRLKNANGSRLADILQSYERFDIQQFGLEGGPLHDPCAVICAVFPELFSGRMCRVDVETQSGLSTGACAVDWHGTTGKAPNALWITEVDADRMFEELTAAIAKLP from the coding sequence ATGGCGATGAACGAAAAAATCCGTTTGATTATCGATACCGACCCCGGGCAGGACGATGCCGCGGCCATTTTGGCGGCACACGGTCTGGCACGGCGCGGCTTGGTCGATTTTTTGGGCATGACCGTCGTCGCCGGCAATGTCGGCATGGCGTTGACGGCAAAAAACGCGCGCATCGTCTGCGATTGGGCGGGCGAGGAAGATTTCCCCGTTTACGCCGGCGCAGCCAAGCCTTTATTGCGCGAGCTGGAGACGGCGGAAGCGGTACACGGCAAAACGGGCTTGGACGGTACGGCGTTGCACGAGCCGCGCTGTCCTTTGCAAAAGCAGCACGCGGTTGCATATTTGGTGGAAACCTTGAGCCGCGCCGAAGACGCTTCGATGACTTTGTGTCCGATAGGCCCGCTGACCAATATCGCGCTGGCGTTGAGCATCGCGCCGGAAGCCGTCCGCGCCATCAAACGCATTGTCTTGATGGGCGGCAACTATTTTGAAGCGGGCAACATGACGCCTGCCGCCGAATTCAATTTCTTCACCGACCCGCACGCGGCGCAAATCGTGCTGCAAAGCGGTGCACCGATTACGGTTTTGCCGCTGGACGTTACCCACAAGGCGCAAATCACTTCCGAACGCATGAACCGCCTACGTCGTCTGAAAAACGCCAACGGCAGCCGTTTGGCGGATATTTTGCAAAGTTACGAACGCTTCGACATTCAACAGTTCGGCTTGGAGGGCGGCCCGCTGCACGACCCTTGCGCCGTTATCTGTGCCGTGTTCCCCGAATTGTTTTCAGGCAGGATGTGCCGCGTGGATGTGGAGACGCAAAGCGGACTGTCCACCGGCGCGTGTGCCGTCGATTGGCACGGCACGACCGGCAAAGCGCCCAACGCGCTTTGGATAACCGAAGTCGATGCCGACCGTATGTTTGAAGAACTGACCGCCGCCATTGCCAAACTGCCTTGA
- a CDS encoding glycosyltransferase, with amino-acid sequence MNPKIPATAAMLVKNSERYLHEVLTALQDFDEVLLLDNGSTDRTFEIAERFTNVSYYKYDFIGFGPMKNLAARLAQNNWIFSIDSDEVADGELIAAIRKAVAENKEQNIFSLSRLNHYNGRLIKACGWYPDIIPRLYHRRFTRFSDRQVHESLILPPDANVRPLEGRLKHYSFENAEGLIQKMQQYSSLYAEENRYKKDSSPFKALLHGSVSFVKNYLLKRGFAYGADGLTISIANAQGSYYKYVKLYERNRNISVALIITTYNRPDALELVLKSALAQTRLPDEIIVADDGSRQDTAEVVEFIRSHTDIPVKHSWRPDDGFRAAESRNRALAQAKSDYIILIDGDMILDPSFIADHLKLARKGRLIQGSRVILTQSRTQEILDSGELPDLSVFSQGIEKRLSALRCRSLSALIGRQSSRKHKGIKTCNMGFFRSDALAVNGFDNRFVGWGREDSEFVARLFHNGMKRHNLKFAGIAYHLWHHEAERDALPQNDALLKATLSEQKIRCEHGVDEFIK; translated from the coding sequence ATGAACCCGAAAATTCCCGCCACAGCAGCCATGTTGGTCAAAAATTCGGAACGCTATCTGCACGAAGTTTTGACCGCGCTTCAAGACTTCGACGAAGTTTTGCTGCTCGACAACGGCTCGACCGACCGTACCTTTGAAATCGCCGAACGCTTCACCAACGTCAGTTATTACAAATACGACTTCATCGGCTTCGGTCCGATGAAAAACCTCGCCGCCCGCCTCGCGCAAAACAATTGGATCTTCAGCATAGACAGCGACGAAGTGGCAGATGGCGAACTGATTGCCGCCATCCGCAAAGCCGTGGCGGAAAACAAAGAACAAAACATCTTCTCGCTCTCGCGCCTGAACCACTACAACGGCCGTCTGATCAAAGCCTGCGGCTGGTATCCCGACATTATCCCGCGCCTTTACCACCGACGCTTTACCCGCTTTTCCGACCGTCAGGTACATGAATCGCTGATCTTGCCGCCCGATGCAAACGTCCGTCCGCTCGAAGGTCGTCTGAAACACTATTCCTTCGAAAACGCCGAAGGGCTGATTCAGAAAATGCAGCAATACAGCTCGCTCTACGCCGAAGAAAACCGCTACAAAAAAGACAGCTCACCCTTCAAAGCCCTGTTGCACGGCAGCGTATCGTTTGTCAAAAACTACCTGCTCAAACGCGGTTTCGCCTACGGCGCGGACGGCTTGACCATTTCCATCGCCAATGCCCAAGGTTCGTACTACAAATATGTCAAACTTTACGAGCGCAACCGCAATATCAGCGTCGCCTTGATTATTACCACCTACAACCGTCCCGACGCGCTGGAGCTGGTTTTAAAATCCGCACTCGCGCAAACCCGCCTGCCCGACGAAATCATCGTCGCGGACGACGGTTCGCGCCAAGACACCGCCGAAGTCGTCGAGTTCATCCGCAGCCACACCGACATCCCCGTCAAACATTCTTGGCGGCCGGACGACGGCTTCCGCGCCGCTGAATCGCGCAATCGCGCGCTGGCGCAGGCAAAAAGCGACTACATCATCCTTATCGACGGCGACATGATACTCGACCCGTCCTTCATCGCCGACCACCTCAAGCTCGCACGCAAAGGCAGGCTGATACAGGGTTCGCGCGTTATCCTGACCCAAAGCCGCACCCAAGAAATTTTAGACTCCGGCGAATTGCCCGATTTGTCCGTGTTCAGCCAAGGCATAGAAAAACGCCTGTCCGCCCTGCGCTGCCGCAGCCTGTCCGCCCTGATCGGCAGACAAAGCAGCCGCAAACACAAAGGCATCAAAACCTGCAATATGGGCTTTTTCCGCAGCGATGCGCTGGCCGTCAACGGCTTCGACAACCGCTTTGTCGGCTGGGGACGCGAAGACAGCGAGTTCGTCGCCCGCCTCTTCCATAACGGCATGAAACGCCACAACCTTAAATTCGCCGGCATCGCCTACCACCTCTGGCACCACGAAGCCGAACGCGACGCCCTGCCGCAAAACGACGCCCTGCTCAAAGCCACGCTGTCCGAACAAAAAATCCGCTGCGAACATGGCGTGGACGAGTTTATAAAATAA
- a CDS encoding endonuclease/exonuclease/phosphatase family protein — MPPRPITITSYNMHKGMSALNRKVQVDSMAEELRGIGSDVLFLQEVQGQHLTRSSRLPDFPEKPHYDILGDRLSYNRSYGKNAVYPQRHHGNAILSRLPLETRHNLNISVNKLEQRGVLHCEVLPEGWETPLVCLCAHLNLREPDRAKQYRAIFEYVVHHIDPQSPLILAGDFNDWRQKSALSLGNALNLNEVFVDSNGKRPKTFPARLPVLSLDRVYTRNLEVLDSQIHNGKNWQRLSDHLPLSVKVRPKLP, encoded by the coding sequence ATGCCCCCCCGCCCGATTACCATCACCTCATACAACATGCACAAAGGCATGTCCGCGCTCAACCGCAAAGTCCAAGTGGACAGCATGGCGGAAGAGCTTCGCGGCATAGGCTCGGATGTCCTGTTTTTACAGGAAGTGCAAGGTCAGCACCTGACCCGCAGCAGCAGGCTGCCCGATTTTCCCGAAAAACCGCATTACGATATCCTCGGCGACCGCCTTTCCTACAACCGCAGCTACGGCAAAAACGCCGTATACCCGCAGCGCCACCACGGCAACGCCATCCTCAGCCGCCTGCCGCTGGAAACCCGCCACAACCTCAACATCAGCGTCAACAAACTCGAACAGCGCGGCGTACTCCATTGCGAAGTCCTGCCCGAAGGCTGGGAAACCCCGCTCGTCTGCCTCTGCGCCCACCTCAACCTGCGCGAACCCGACCGCGCCAAACAATATCGCGCCATCTTCGAATACGTCGTGCATCACATCGACCCGCAAAGCCCGCTGATTCTCGCCGGCGATTTCAACGACTGGCGGCAAAAATCCGCCCTGTCCTTAGGCAACGCCTTGAACCTGAACGAAGTATTCGTGGACAGCAACGGCAAACGCCCCAAAACCTTCCCCGCCCGCCTGCCCGTCCTCAGCCTCGACCGCGTCTATACCCGCAACTTGGAAGTCCTAGACTCCCAAATCCACAACGGCAAAAACTGGCAACGCCTCTCCGACCACTTGCCCTTGAGCGTCAAAGTCAGACCCAAACTGCCTTGA
- a CDS encoding RnfABCDGE type electron transport complex subunit B has protein sequence MLTDLQAINRLLPQTQCRECGYQGCLPYAQALLHEDAPVNLCAPGGEAVMVDIAALLGKPRVAPVKTQPKAVALIDEAACIGCTACIRACPVDAIMGASKFMHTVISDECTGCGLCLPPCPVDCIDMIPSEQEYLPAARSLSRSSEARFAAAEHAQSRFDWHTERKARDEAERKAMLAEREAAVKAKQAQIQAETKAASKPTFNPMDLIAKAMAKAQSQQDKLVASDNREAFKNRQIEEAKERAELRRAQRDVKYGNEEEKAAALAYLRRYKAEQEAAKEIR, from the coding sequence ATGCTGACCGACCTTCAAGCCATCAACCGCCTGCTGCCGCAAACTCAGTGCCGAGAATGCGGCTATCAAGGCTGCCTGCCTTATGCACAAGCTTTGTTGCACGAGGATGCGCCTGTTAATCTGTGCGCACCCGGAGGAGAGGCGGTGATGGTCGATATTGCTGCCTTATTAGGCAAGCCGCGCGTTGCGCCGGTCAAAACGCAGCCCAAAGCCGTCGCCTTGATAGACGAAGCCGCCTGTATCGGCTGTACCGCCTGCATCCGCGCTTGCCCTGTCGATGCGATTATGGGCGCAAGCAAGTTTATGCACACTGTCATCAGCGACGAATGCACAGGCTGCGGACTCTGTCTCCCGCCTTGTCCGGTGGATTGTATCGACATGATACCTTCCGAACAGGAATACCTCCCCGCCGCACGCAGCCTGAGCCGTTCTTCCGAAGCGCGTTTCGCCGCCGCCGAACACGCGCAAAGCCGCTTTGATTGGCACACCGAACGCAAAGCGCGCGACGAGGCGGAACGCAAAGCCATGCTTGCAGAGCGCGAAGCCGCCGTTAAAGCCAAGCAGGCGCAAATTCAAGCCGAAACCAAAGCTGCGTCCAAACCTACTTTCAATCCTATGGATTTGATTGCCAAAGCCATGGCGAAAGCACAATCCCAACAAGACAAGCTGGTTGCATCCGACAACCGTGAAGCATTCAAAAACCGGCAAATCGAAGAAGCCAAAGAGCGCGCCGAATTGCGCCGTGCCCAACGCGATGTCAAATATGGCAACGAAGAAGAAAAAGCTGCTGCGCTTGCCTACCTGCGCCGTTATAAAGCGGAGCAAGAGGCAGCCAAAGAAATACGGTGA